The following coding sequences lie in one Conexibacter woesei Iso977N genomic window:
- a CDS encoding DsbA family protein produces the protein MSAEPTPPLQRRRWQFGGSAVLLLLVAGIAVLALRVNGRSTGLPKTGPVPGAAAIARDYAGIPQRGTVLGRTDAPRTLVLYADPQCPFCGRFERDALPDLVRHEVRSGTLRIDLRLLTFIGPDSTRAARTLLAAGAQDRLFPLAALMARFQGDENSGYVTPSYLRRLAGAVPGLDVARTGRDANGAAVTAQLAAAKAAAARDGVRSTPWLLAGPTGGALHRVTARRPSAADVRKALGS, from the coding sequence GTGAGCGCGGAGCCCACACCACCGCTGCAGCGCCGCCGCTGGCAGTTCGGCGGCAGCGCCGTCCTGCTGCTGCTCGTCGCCGGGATCGCCGTGCTGGCGCTGCGCGTCAACGGCCGCTCGACCGGGCTGCCGAAGACCGGACCGGTCCCGGGCGCGGCGGCGATCGCGCGCGACTACGCCGGGATCCCGCAGCGCGGGACCGTCCTGGGCCGGACGGACGCGCCACGCACGCTGGTGCTGTACGCCGACCCGCAGTGCCCGTTCTGCGGGCGCTTCGAGCGCGACGCGCTGCCGGACCTCGTCCGCCACGAGGTCCGCTCGGGAACGCTGCGCATCGACCTGCGGCTGCTGACGTTCATCGGCCCGGACTCGACCCGCGCGGCCCGGACGCTGCTCGCGGCGGGCGCGCAGGACCGGTTGTTCCCGCTGGCCGCGCTGATGGCGCGCTTCCAGGGCGACGAGAACAGCGGCTACGTCACACCGTCCTACCTGCGGCGCCTCGCCGGCGCGGTCCCGGGGCTCGACGTCGCACGCACCGGCCGTGACGCCAACGGCGCGGCGGTGACCGCGCAGCTCGCAGCGGCCAAGGCGGCCGCGGCGCGCGACGGCGTCAGGTCGACGCCGTGGCTGCTCGCCGGCCCGACCGGCGGCGCGCTGCACCGCGTGACCGCGCGGCGCCCGTCGGCCGCCGACGTCCGCAAGGCGCTGGGTTCGTGA